The following are encoded in a window of Paenibacillaceae bacterium GAS479 genomic DNA:
- a CDS encoding putative serine protein kinase, PrkA — MDIFKRIAEYKSEGERLAWSGTFKDYIELLRNDPAPAMTAHSRVYEMIKSNGIEEKNGQKTYKFFEQEIFGLDRAVEKLMEEYFHSAARRLDVRKRILLLMGPVSGGKSTIVTMLKKGLEKFSRTEQGAVYAIKGCPMHEDPLHLIPHELRPELEKTLDVRIEGNLCPSCQMRLKTEFADDIENVMVERVFLSEDNRIGIGTFSPSDPKSQDIADLTGSIDFSTITEYGSESDPRAYRFDGELNKANRGLMEFQEMLKCDEKFLWNLLSLTQEGQFKAGRFALISADELIIAHTNESEYKSFISNKKNEALQSRMIVMPIPYNLRVSDEEKIYSKLIAQSDLRHVHIAPHALRTAAIFSILTRLKESKKQGMDLVKKMRMYDGEEVEGYKDADLKEMQNEFLEEGMSGIDPRYVINRISSALIKGEMDHINALDVLRALKEGLDQHPSITKDERERYLNFISVARKEYDQLAKNEVQKAFVYSFEESARTLFENYLDNIEAYCNWSKIKDPLTGEALEPDERLMRSIEEQIGVSENAKKAFREEILIRISSYSRKSRKFDYTSHERLREAVEKKLFADLKDIVKITTSIKTPDESQLKRMNEVTKRLVDEHGYTVASANELLRYVGSLLNR; from the coding sequence ATGGATATTTTCAAGCGGATTGCGGAGTACAAGTCGGAGGGCGAGAGGCTCGCCTGGTCGGGAACATTCAAGGACTACATCGAATTGCTGCGGAATGATCCGGCACCGGCGATGACGGCGCATTCGCGGGTGTATGAAATGATCAAATCGAACGGCATTGAAGAGAAGAACGGGCAGAAAACCTATAAGTTTTTCGAGCAAGAGATTTTTGGCCTCGATCGTGCGGTGGAGAAGCTGATGGAGGAGTATTTTCACTCGGCGGCCCGCAGGCTGGATGTGCGAAAAAGGATTCTGCTGCTCATGGGACCTGTCAGCGGAGGCAAGTCTACGATCGTCACGATGCTCAAAAAGGGTTTGGAAAAGTTCTCGCGCACGGAGCAGGGGGCGGTTTACGCCATCAAGGGCTGCCCGATGCATGAGGATCCACTTCATCTCATTCCACATGAGCTGCGTCCGGAGCTGGAGAAAACTCTTGACGTTCGGATCGAGGGCAATCTTTGCCCGTCCTGCCAGATGCGTTTGAAGACCGAATTCGCGGACGATATTGAAAATGTAATGGTCGAGCGAGTGTTCCTCTCCGAGGACAACCGCATCGGCATCGGCACATTCAGCCCTTCCGATCCAAAGTCACAGGACATCGCCGACCTGACCGGCAGCATCGATTTCTCGACAATTACGGAATACGGCTCAGAATCCGATCCGCGTGCTTACCGCTTTGACGGCGAGCTGAACAAAGCGAATCGCGGTCTGATGGAGTTCCAGGAAATGCTCAAATGCGACGAGAAGTTCCTCTGGAACCTGCTCTCGCTGACGCAGGAAGGGCAGTTCAAGGCTGGAAGATTTGCCCTAATTTCAGCTGATGAACTCATAATAGCTCACACGAACGAATCCGAGTACAAGTCGTTTATATCCAATAAGAAAAATGAAGCGCTACAGTCGCGGATGATCGTTATGCCGATTCCATACAACTTAAGAGTATCGGATGAAGAGAAAATCTACTCCAAGCTAATCGCCCAGAGCGATTTGCGCCATGTGCATATTGCGCCGCATGCGCTGCGGACTGCAGCTATTTTCTCGATACTCACCCGCCTCAAAGAGTCCAAAAAGCAAGGCATGGATCTCGTCAAAAAAATGCGGATGTACGACGGAGAAGAGGTCGAGGGTTACAAGGATGCAGACCTTAAGGAAATGCAGAACGAATTCCTGGAGGAGGGCATGTCGGGCATCGATCCTCGGTATGTCATCAATCGGATTTCCAGCGCGCTCATCAAGGGTGAGATGGATCATATCAACGCGCTTGATGTACTGCGGGCGCTCAAGGAAGGGCTCGACCAGCATCCATCGATTACGAAGGATGAGCGTGAGCGCTACTTAAACTTTATCTCGGTGGCTCGCAAAGAGTACGATCAGTTGGCCAAAAACGAGGTGCAAAAAGCGTTTGTTTACTCCTTTGAGGAGTCGGCACGCACGCTGTTCGAGAACTATCTCGATAACATTGAGGCGTACTGCAACTGGTCGAAAATCAAGGACCCGCTCACCGGAGAGGCGCTTGAACCAGACGAGCGGCTTATGCGCTCCATCGAGGAGCAGATCGGTGTTTCGGAAAATGCGAAGAAGGCTTTCCGCGAGGAAATTCTTATCCGTATCTCCTCCTATTCGCGCAAAAGCCGCAAGTTTGACTACACGAGTCATGAACGGCTGCGCGAGGCAGTGGAGAAAAAGCTGTTCGCCGATCTCAAGGACATCGTGAAAATCACGACGTCCATCAAGACGCCGGACGAAAGCCAGCTGAAGCGGATGAACGAAGTAACGAAGCGGCTCGTTGATGAGCATGGTTATACAGTCGCGAGTGCAAATGAGCTTTTACGCTATGTGGGAAGC